One segment of Alnus glutinosa chromosome 2, dhAlnGlut1.1, whole genome shotgun sequence DNA contains the following:
- the LOC133861037 gene encoding putative cyclin-D6-1 — protein MEFDLENPLTDSHEPHSDTIPSLFLVESDHMPSENYSQSLQAQGFDISVRREAISSISKLSCDFDPLLSYLAVNYLDRFLSSQGMLQPKPWLIRLLAISCVSLAAKMKKTEFSVAFFQGDGGFIFDTQTVERMEILILGALKWRMRSITPFSFISYFISLFKVKDPSLRQALKARATEIIFKAQNEIKLLEFKPSVIAASALLSAAHELLPLQYPCFRNAISSCSYVNKEKLLQCFNEMQDIVIDGYESVLEMVSSSVTAVNVLDQQFSSSESEKTDGTFTTTRPERDIKRRKIIDYCGNLTVQISRIRQY, from the exons ATGGAGTTCGATCTTGAAAACCCATTGACTGATTCCCACGAACCGCACTCTGACACCATCCCTTCTCTCTTCCTCGTTGAATCTGATCACATGCCCTCAGAAAACTACTCTCAGAGTCTCCAAGCCCAAGGGTTTGATATCTCTGTTCGAAGAGAAGCCATCTCTTCAATTTCAAAG CTCTCTTGCGACTTCGATCCGCTCTTATCGTACCTTGCAGTAAATTACCTTGATCGGTTCTTATCTAGCCAGGGGATGCTG CAACCAAAGCCATGGCTTATAAGGCTTCTTGCCATCTCCTGCGTTTCTCTAGCTGCCAAGATGAAGAAAACAGAGTTTTCCGTCGCTTTTTTCCAG GGTGATGgaggttttatttttgacacACAAACAGTGGAGAGAATGGAGATCCTCATCTTGGGAGCTCTAAAATGGCGAATGCGCTCCATCACtccattttctttcatttcttatttcatttccttgttCAAAGTGAAAGACCCATCACTGAGGCAGGCTCTTAAAGCCCGAGCTACAGAAATCATATTCAAAGCTCAAAATG AGATTAAGCTTTTGGAGTTCAAGCCTTCAGTAATTGCTGCATCAGCGCTTCTGTCTGCTGCTCATGAATTATTGCCCTTGCAATATCCCTGTTTCAGAAATGCAATATCCAGTTGTTCATATGTAAATAAA GAGAAGTTGCTGCAATGCTTCAACGAGATGCAAGACATAGTGATAGATGGGTACGAGTCAGTGTTGGAGATGGTATCGAGCTCAGTGACAGCGGTCAATGTGTTAGATCAGCAGTTTTCAAGCTCCGAAAGTGAAAAGACCGATGGCACTTTTACTACAACGAGGCCAGAGAGGGACATAAAGAGGAGAAAAATCATAGATTACTGTGGCAATCTCACGGTCCAGATTTCTCGGATTCGACAGTACTGA